In Methylocystis echinoides, one genomic interval encodes:
- a CDS encoding GtrA family protein has protein sequence MSPFADAQGALSTRFAPARLLRFLRDMFRYGAASLGALALDYGVLMILTKSFGVDYLHAAAAGFLAGLALIYSLSVRYVFEGRRRRAPHVEVVGFFTTGVVGLLLTEGLMHLFVARLAFPLTIAKAATAGVVFLFNFVSRRSLLFKTAP, from the coding sequence ATGTCGCCTTTCGCCGACGCCCAAGGGGCGCTTTCCACACGCTTCGCGCCGGCGCGACTCCTGCGGTTCCTGCGCGACATGTTTCGTTACGGGGCGGCGAGCCTGGGGGCGCTCGCGCTGGATTACGGCGTCCTCATGATCCTGACGAAAAGCTTCGGCGTCGATTATCTGCACGCCGCCGCGGCGGGCTTTCTCGCCGGACTCGCGCTGATCTATTCGCTCAGTGTCCGCTACGTCTTCGAGGGAAGGCGCCGGCGCGCGCCGCACGTCGAAGTCGTCGGTTTCTTCACGACCGGCGTCGTCGGCCTGCTGCTGACCGAGGGCCTCATGCATCTTTTCGTGGCGCGCCTCGCCTTCCCGCTGACAATCGCGAAGGCGGCGACGGCCGGCGTGGTGTTCCTGTTCAATTTCGTCTCGCGCCGCAGCCTGCTGTTCAAGACGGCGCCTTGA
- a CDS encoding NAD(P)/FAD-dependent oxidoreductase, which translates to MGDIIETIIIGAGPAGLTAAYTLAKQGRGALVLEQDPVYVGGISRTASYKGFLFDIGGHRFFSKSKEIVDLWNEILPDDFLERPRLSRIYYRGKFYAYPLKAFEALKNLGLVESALCMASFAYAKAFPVKSPRTFHAWVRNQFGERLFGIFFKTYTEKVWGMGCDEISADWAAQRIKGLSLGAAIADGLRRSLGLRRGGEPGAKTLIESFRYPRRGPGMMWDACARKMQDMGGRLLMGRRVESLAYDESAKLWTVSATDSTGAIEVFHARHVMSSAPLRDLVNAITPTPLSLFNARALAYRDFLTVVLIGRPQQELPDNWIYIHDPSVKVGRVQNFRSWSPEMIPDGVSTCLGLEYFCFEGDGLWSARDEDLIDLAKREIGQIGLMAPDDVTDACVVRQAKAYPVYDEAYAQNVEAIRREIATRFPTLHPIGRNGMHKYNNQDHAMMTGMLAALNVVRDEELFDVWQVNEDAEYSEAGVSGAEEALSSERLVPRRVA; encoded by the coding sequence ATGGGCGACATCATCGAGACGATCATCATCGGCGCGGGCCCGGCGGGCCTCACCGCGGCCTACACTTTGGCGAAGCAGGGGCGCGGCGCGCTCGTGCTGGAGCAGGACCCGGTCTATGTCGGCGGCATCTCCCGCACGGCGAGCTACAAGGGCTTTCTGTTCGACATCGGCGGCCATCGCTTCTTTTCGAAGTCGAAGGAGATCGTCGATCTCTGGAACGAAATCCTGCCGGATGATTTTCTCGAAAGGCCGCGTCTCTCGCGCATCTACTACCGGGGCAAGTTTTACGCCTATCCGCTGAAAGCCTTCGAGGCGCTCAAAAATCTCGGCCTCGTCGAGAGCGCCCTCTGCATGGCCTCCTTCGCCTATGCGAAAGCCTTTCCCGTCAAATCGCCGCGCACCTTCCACGCGTGGGTGCGCAATCAGTTCGGCGAGCGGCTCTTCGGCATTTTCTTCAAGACCTACACGGAAAAAGTGTGGGGCATGGGCTGCGACGAGATTTCCGCCGATTGGGCGGCGCAGCGCATCAAGGGCCTCTCGCTCGGCGCGGCGATCGCCGACGGCCTGCGCCGCTCGCTCGGCCTGCGCCGGGGCGGGGAGCCAGGCGCGAAGACCCTGATCGAATCCTTCCGATATCCGCGCCGCGGTCCCGGCATGATGTGGGACGCCTGCGCCCGCAAGATGCAGGACATGGGCGGCCGGTTGTTGATGGGGCGCCGCGTCGAGTCGCTCGCCTATGACGAGAGCGCGAAGCTCTGGACGGTGAGCGCGACGGACAGCACTGGCGCGATCGAGGTTTTCCACGCCCGCCATGTGATGTCTTCGGCGCCGCTGCGCGATCTCGTGAACGCGATCACGCCGACGCCCTTGAGCCTCTTCAACGCGCGCGCGCTCGCCTATCGCGACTTTCTCACTGTGGTGCTGATCGGCCGGCCGCAGCAGGAGTTGCCCGACAACTGGATCTACATTCACGATCCTTCGGTGAAGGTTGGGCGCGTGCAGAATTTTCGCAGCTGGTCGCCGGAGATGATCCCCGACGGGGTCTCCACCTGCCTCGGCCTCGAATATTTTTGCTTCGAGGGCGACGGCCTCTGGTCGGCGCGCGACGAAGACCTGATTGACCTCGCCAAGCGCGAGATCGGGCAGATCGGCTTGATGGCGCCCGACGACGTGACCGACGCCTGCGTCGTGCGTCAGGCGAAGGCCTATCCCGTTTATGACGAGGCTTACGCGCAAAACGTCGAGGCCATTCGCCGCGAGATCGCGACGCGCTTTCCCACGCTGCATCCGATCGGCCGCAACGGGATGCACAAATACAATAATCAGGACCACGCGATGATGACCGGCATGCTCGCCGCGCTCAACGTCGTCCGCGACGAAGAGCTTTTCGACGTCTGGCAGGTCAACGAGGACGCCGAATATTCCGAGGCCGGCGTCTCGGGGGCGGAGGAAGCGCTGTCGAGCGAGCGCCTGGTTCCGCGCAGGGTGGCGTGA
- a CDS encoding L,D-transpeptidase has protein sequence MRFKLVFFVLAALFASLGAAHATANIHIDLSTQTMRVESGAGSYVWPVSTARAGYYTPRGSYAPTGMQLMHYSRKYHMSPMPYSIFFRGGYAIHGTYATGALGRPASHGCVRLSPGNAKRLYEIVQAEGGSISITGAPPARATRYAKTQRPNAARYASLRHGHGHALAYAPLRHLPRGTVRGWQAHPMLPFY, from the coding sequence ATGCGTTTCAAACTTGTCTTTTTCGTGCTGGCCGCGCTCTTCGCCTCGCTCGGCGCCGCCCACGCCACCGCCAATATTCACATCGATCTTTCGACCCAGACCATGCGCGTCGAGTCCGGCGCGGGCAGCTATGTCTGGCCGGTCTCGACCGCCCGCGCCGGCTATTACACGCCGCGCGGCTCCTATGCCCCGACCGGCATGCAGCTCATGCATTATTCACGAAAATACCACATGTCGCCAATGCCTTACTCGATCTTTTTCCGAGGCGGCTACGCCATCCACGGCACCTATGCCACGGGCGCTCTCGGCCGGCCGGCGTCGCATGGCTGCGTCCGCCTTTCGCCGGGGAACGCGAAACGCCTCTATGAGATCGTGCAGGCCGAGGGCGGCAGCATTTCGATCACCGGCGCGCCGCCGGCGCGCGCCACCCGCTACGCCAAGACGCAGCGTCCCAACGCCGCCCGCTACGCCAGCCTGCGTCACGGCCATGGCCATGCCCTCGCCTATGCGCCGCTTCGCCATCTCCCGCGCGGGACCGTGCGCGGCTGGCAGGCGCATCCCATGCTGCCGTTCTACTGA